One stretch of Poecilia reticulata strain Guanapo linkage group LG21, Guppy_female_1.0+MT, whole genome shotgun sequence DNA includes these proteins:
- the eif2b2 gene encoding translation initiation factor eIF2B subunit beta — protein MPGPDKETDLTERVEAFLSDLKRGGSGAGPLRGSAETARETTALLRKITAQARWSSAGDLMEIIRKEGRRMTAAQPSETTVGNMIRRVLKIIREEYARSRGSSEEADQQESLHKLLTSGGLCEENFRQHFAPLKANVIEAINELLTELEGTTDNISMQALEHIHSNEVIMTIGRSRTVEAFLRDAARKRKFHVIVAECAPFCQGHEMATNLSKAGIETTVIADAAIFAVMSRVNKVIIGTQTVLANGGLRAVNGTHTLALAAKHHSTPLIVCAPMFKLSPQFPNEEDTFHKFVSPHEVLPFTEGEILSKVNVHCPVFDYVPPELITLFISNIGGHAPSYIYRLMSELYHPEDHEL, from the exons ATGCCGGGCCCCGACAAAGAAACCGACCTGACTGAGCGGGTTGAAGCCTTTCTGTCCGACCTGAAGCGCGGAGGTAGCGGGGCGGGACCTCTGCGGGGCTCGGCGGAGACTGCCCGAGAAACGACCGCACTGCTTCGCAAGATTACAGCCCAGGCTCGGTGGAGTAGCGCAG GTGATCTGATGGAAATCATACGGAAAGAAGGGAGGAGAATGACGGCCGCCCAGCCGTCAGAGACCACAGTGGGTAACATGATCAGGAGGGTCCTGAAGATCATCAGAGAGGAGTACGCCAG GTCTCGAGGAAGCAGCGAAGAGGCAGACCAGCAGGAGTCCCTCCACAAGCTGCTGACCTCTGGAGGACTCTGCGAGGAGAACTTCAGGCAGCACTTTGCTCCCCTCAAAGCAAATGTCATTGAGGCCATCAACGAGCTTCTCACTGAGCTGG aagGAACAACAGATAACATCTCCATGCAGGCCCTGGAGCACATCCACTCCAACGAGGTCATCATGACCATCGGGCGCTCCCGCACGGTGGAGGCATTCCTGAGGGACGCCGCACGTAAACGCAAGTTTCATGTCATCGTTGCGGAGTGCGCCCCCTTCTGTCAG GGACACGAAATGGCCACCAACCTATCCAAAGCTGGCATTGAAACAACGGTGATTGCTGACGCTGCGATATTTGCGGTCATGTCCCGGGTCAATAAG GTCATCATCGGAACGCAGACCGTTCTAGCCAACGGCGGTTTGAGAGCTGTGAACGGCACGCACACTCTCGCCTTGGCAGCCAAGCATCACTCGACGCCTCTTATCGTCTGTGCCCCCATGTTCAAGCTATCGCCTCAG TTCCCAAACGAGGAGGACACTTTCCATAAATTTGTCTCCCCACATGAAGTCCTCCCTTTCACTGAAG GTGAGATCCTCTCTAAGGTCAACGTGCACTGCCCGGTGTTTGACTACGTTCCTCCAGAGCTCATCACACTGTTCATCTCTAACATTGGAGGACACGCGCCATCATATATCTACCGACTGATGAGTGAACTGTACCACCCAGAGGATCACGAGCTTTAA